One window from the genome of Haladaptatus paucihalophilus DX253 encodes:
- a CDS encoding DUF373 family protein has translation MSTLVVCVDRNNDIGRKTGLEMPVAGWEAVQALVTDVGLADPEDSSVNCLLEALRVARDLRDGDEESIVAVISGTADTRVGADRAVAAQMDELVAEHDPDSTIVVIDSAEDERLVPIVESRTRVDAVDRVVVRQARDIESTYYLLKQFLADEELRQTVLVPTGIALIAFPVLLLQLGLAMATSAITAVIGLFVLYKGLAIGDYFRNLPAEARDALYSGRVSIVTYVVGVGLSLIGVFAGALRAAPMDSTGNVLMTAMAFVFESVPWIAVAALTASTGRLLDEAIRNDRVRNSYLNLPFGVLAVGLVVRGFSAYFLQRAGKIAPVVVPKIVVGQTTIQRFTFDPGMRLAVYVVLGVLVSLVGVRVASYVSGTAISEELVE, from the coding sequence ATGAGTACGCTGGTGGTGTGTGTCGATAGGAACAACGACATCGGTCGGAAGACGGGGCTGGAGATGCCGGTCGCCGGGTGGGAGGCCGTGCAGGCGCTCGTCACCGACGTCGGTCTGGCGGACCCCGAGGATTCGAGTGTCAACTGTCTGCTCGAAGCCCTCCGCGTCGCCCGCGACTTGCGGGACGGGGACGAGGAGTCGATAGTCGCCGTCATCTCCGGCACCGCCGACACGCGGGTCGGCGCGGACCGCGCCGTGGCCGCCCAGATGGACGAACTCGTGGCGGAACACGACCCGGACTCCACCATCGTCGTCATCGACAGCGCGGAGGACGAACGACTCGTCCCCATCGTCGAGAGTCGAACCCGGGTGGACGCGGTGGACCGCGTGGTCGTCCGACAGGCCCGCGACATCGAATCGACGTACTACCTGCTGAAGCAGTTCCTCGCCGACGAGGAACTCCGCCAGACCGTGCTCGTCCCGACCGGAATCGCGCTCATCGCGTTTCCCGTCCTGTTGTTGCAGTTGGGTCTCGCCATGGCGACGTCGGCCATCACCGCCGTCATCGGCCTGTTCGTCCTCTACAAGGGTCTCGCCATCGGCGACTACTTCCGCAATCTCCCCGCGGAGGCCCGCGACGCACTCTACTCCGGCCGGGTGTCCATCGTCACCTACGTCGTCGGCGTCGGGTTGTCGCTCATCGGCGTGTTCGCCGGGGCGCTCCGGGCCGCACCCATGGATTCCACCGGCAACGTCCTCATGACCGCGATGGCGTTCGTCTTCGAGAGCGTCCCGTGGATCGCCGTCGCCGCCCTCACCGCCAGCACGGGCCGCCTGCTGGACGAAGCCATCCGCAACGACCGCGTTCGGAACTCCTACCTCAACCTCCCGTTCGGCGTTCTCGCGGTCGGACTTGTCGTGCGCGGGTTCTCGGCCTACTTCCTCCAGCGAGCGGGGAAGATAGCTCCCGTCGTCGTTCCCAAGATTGTGGTCGGCCAGACGACGATTCAGCGATTCACGTTCGACCCCGGCATGCGACTGGCGGTGTACGTCGTCCTCGGCGTCCTCGTCAGCCTCGTCGGGGTTCGCGTGGCCTCCTACGTCAGCGGGACGGCCATCAGCGAAGAACTGGTCGAGTAA
- a CDS encoding diphthine--ammonia ligase, whose protein sequence is MNQQAWVSLFSGGKDSSWALYRALEAGLPVERLLTVHPAGDSYMYHVPATELTALAAESIGIPLVNVEGNFDAESVEDAGEQGDKETEIMADALRDLDIDLAGVTAGAVESEFQTHRIQDLCDDLGIDLFAPLWQEDPRELADAMLDAGFEIKIVQVAAYGLDESWLGRTLDEDALSELEALNDEYGVHILGEGGEFETLVTDAPHMDRPIELEYETEWDGDRGRVRITDAWLGE, encoded by the coding sequence ATGAACCAGCAGGCGTGGGTCAGCCTCTTTTCCGGCGGCAAGGACTCCTCGTGGGCGCTCTACCGCGCGCTCGAAGCGGGACTTCCCGTTGAGCGACTCCTCACCGTCCACCCGGCGGGCGACTCGTACATGTATCACGTCCCGGCGACCGAGCTCACGGCGCTCGCCGCCGAAAGCATCGGCATCCCGCTCGTGAACGTCGAGGGTAACTTCGACGCCGAATCCGTCGAGGACGCGGGCGAACAGGGCGACAAGGAGACGGAAATCATGGCGGACGCCCTCCGCGACCTCGATATCGACCTCGCGGGCGTGACAGCGGGGGCGGTCGAAAGCGAATTCCAGACCCACCGCATTCAGGATCTCTGTGATGACCTCGGCATCGACCTGTTCGCTCCCCTCTGGCAGGAAGACCCTCGTGAACTCGCCGATGCGATGTTGGACGCCGGATTCGAGATCAAAATCGTCCAAGTCGCGGCCTACGGCTTGGACGAGTCGTGGCTCGGACGAACCTTGGACGAGGACGCGCTTTCCGAACTCGAAGCCCTCAACGACGAATACGGCGTCCACATTCTCGGTGAGGGTGGGGAATTCGAAACCCTCGTGACCGATGCGCCGCACATGGACCGTCCCATCGAACTCGAATACGAAACCGAGTGGGACGGCGACCGCGGACGGGTGCGGATTACGGACGCTTGGCTCGGCGAGTAA
- a CDS encoding sugar phosphate nucleotidyltransferase has protein sequence MKAVVLAGGYATRLWPITKQRPKMFLPIGETTVIDRIFADLEADERVDTVYVSTNERFADDFRDHLAESDFEKPQLSVEDTSEEDEKFGVVGALAQLVEREEVDDDLVVIAGDNLISFDVGDFVNFFEEKGSSCLAAYDVGTKERAKAYGLVELDGDRVVDFQEKPDDPNSTLVSIACYAFTEETLPLLETYLEDGNNPDEPGWFLQWLQSRKPVYAYTFEEAWFDIGTPESYLDAVSWYLGGESRVADSATLENTTVGENVHVMDGAELADANLENAIIFPNATVRGGDVRDSIIDEGTHIENMDLAGALIGAHTQITNESDE, from the coding sequence ATGAAAGCCGTCGTCCTCGCGGGCGGATACGCGACGCGCCTGTGGCCGATCACGAAACAGCGCCCGAAGATGTTTCTCCCCATCGGCGAGACCACGGTTATCGACCGTATTTTCGCCGACCTCGAAGCCGACGAGCGCGTCGATACCGTCTATGTGAGCACGAACGAACGGTTCGCTGATGACTTCCGCGACCACCTCGCGGAGAGCGATTTCGAAAAACCACAACTGAGCGTCGAAGACACTTCGGAGGAAGACGAGAAATTCGGCGTCGTCGGCGCGCTCGCGCAACTCGTCGAGCGCGAGGAAGTCGACGATGACCTCGTGGTCATCGCCGGTGACAACCTCATCAGCTTCGACGTGGGCGACTTCGTGAACTTCTTCGAGGAGAAGGGATCGTCCTGTCTCGCCGCGTACGACGTCGGAACCAAGGAGCGCGCGAAAGCCTACGGTCTCGTCGAACTCGACGGCGACCGCGTCGTGGACTTCCAAGAGAAGCCGGACGACCCGAACTCGACGCTGGTGTCCATCGCCTGCTACGCGTTCACCGAGGAAACGCTCCCACTCCTGGAGACGTATCTGGAAGACGGCAACAACCCGGACGAGCCTGGGTGGTTCCTCCAGTGGTTGCAGTCCCGCAAACCCGTCTACGCCTACACGTTCGAAGAGGCGTGGTTCGACATCGGCACGCCCGAGAGCTACCTCGATGCCGTCAGCTGGTACCTCGGCGGCGAGTCCCGCGTCGCCGACAGCGCCACGCTGGAGAACACCACCGTCGGGGAGAACGTCCACGTGATGGACGGCGCTGAACTCGCCGACGCCAACCTCGAAAACGCCATCATCTTCCCCAACGCGACGGTTCGGGGCGGTGACGTGCGCGACTCCATCATCGACGAGGGAACGCACATCGAGAACATGGATTTGGCGGGCGCACTCATCGGTGCCCACACCCAAATCACGAACGAATCGGACGAGTAG
- a CDS encoding bacterio-opsin activator domain-containing protein, with translation MGERTTTDESPKTEMTRSHTILFVEHETDIARSLDRQHDDLTVHVESSVTACLSRLGEEAIDCIVSNYHLPDSTGLDLLETVRDDHPNLPYVVFTGDGSERIASEAINLGVSDYIPETTIDGTDDLRKRIVDAIRTHLGGRGESRIDTLMSAFPDVAFLLDEDGQYRELLVGPNSENLAVTAPPDLVGRRLHDVFSNDIANRFLEHIHRTLESGRVETMEYPLTVESGQRWFEARSTPLGQEIDGKDVVVWVARDITERRKRERTLARQHDELETLNRIHWVIQEVIHELVHAATRDDIEQLVCERLVESGLYELAWTDESEVSRGGVTPRTRAGGLDGYLDRLVEFGADIGDDPASRAMRTDELQVISDVAETSLLPPQVRAEALERDIESGISIPVSYGNTMYGSLSLVSTRSGVLGERAQAALEILGDTIGFAINAARNKKILLSDSHVELEFHVAGSRDAVMAASRQLDCTCHLLGLVPASEGQLLHYIRAEGAPADRLETLLSESDTVAECRLIETDETGLVIEIQMTESTVKRWVEAGAAVQSATANHGEVSIVAEIPRETEVRKVVDAFQAAYPSAELIGKRTIDRPIQTAQEFRQSLTDRLTDRQETALRSAYFAGYYDWPRGSTAEEVAGALDIASPTLHYHLRKAQHQLLGALFDETGTDDAD, from the coding sequence ATGGGGGAGCGAACGACGACGGACGAATCGCCGAAGACGGAAATGACGAGGAGTCATACCATTCTGTTCGTCGAACACGAAACCGATATCGCACGGTCGCTCGACCGCCAACACGACGACCTCACGGTACACGTCGAGTCGTCCGTGACGGCGTGTCTGTCCCGTCTGGGGGAGGAAGCGATAGACTGCATCGTCAGCAACTACCACCTTCCCGATTCGACCGGGTTGGACCTCCTCGAAACCGTGCGCGACGACCACCCGAACCTCCCGTACGTCGTGTTCACGGGGGACGGAAGCGAACGAATCGCCAGCGAGGCCATCAACCTCGGCGTGAGCGATTACATTCCCGAGACGACCATCGATGGGACCGACGACCTTCGCAAACGGATCGTGGACGCGATTCGAACTCACCTCGGCGGACGCGGCGAAAGCCGAATCGACACGCTGATGAGCGCGTTTCCGGACGTCGCCTTCCTCCTCGACGAGGATGGGCAATACCGCGAACTGCTCGTCGGTCCAAACTCGGAGAACCTCGCCGTTACCGCGCCACCCGACCTCGTTGGTCGGCGGCTCCACGACGTCTTTTCGAACGACATCGCGAATCGGTTTCTGGAACACATCCATCGGACGCTGGAAAGCGGCCGCGTCGAAACCATGGAGTATCCCCTGACCGTCGAAAGCGGGCAACGGTGGTTCGAAGCCCGCTCGACGCCGCTCGGCCAGGAGATCGACGGTAAAGATGTCGTCGTGTGGGTCGCCCGTGATATCACCGAGCGACGAAAACGCGAGCGAACGCTGGCGCGCCAGCACGACGAACTGGAGACGCTGAACCGGATTCACTGGGTGATTCAGGAGGTCATCCACGAACTCGTGCACGCCGCGACCCGCGACGACATCGAACAGTTGGTGTGTGAGCGACTGGTCGAATCGGGGCTGTACGAACTCGCGTGGACCGACGAGAGCGAAGTCAGTCGCGGCGGCGTGACGCCGCGAACCCGCGCCGGGGGTCTCGACGGCTATCTCGATAGGCTCGTCGAGTTCGGGGCGGATATCGGTGACGACCCCGCGAGCAGGGCGATGCGAACCGACGAACTACAGGTCATCTCGGACGTCGCGGAGACGTCCTTGCTCCCGCCACAGGTCCGCGCGGAAGCGCTGGAGCGCGATATCGAGTCCGGCATCTCCATCCCCGTCTCGTACGGCAACACGATGTACGGGTCGCTGTCGCTCGTCTCCACCCGCTCCGGCGTTCTCGGGGAGCGAGCGCAAGCCGCCCTCGAAATCCTCGGGGACACCATCGGCTTCGCCATCAACGCCGCGCGGAACAAGAAGATACTGCTGTCCGACAGTCACGTCGAACTGGAATTCCACGTGGCCGGCTCGCGGGACGCGGTTATGGCCGCGTCCCGCCAACTCGACTGTACGTGTCACCTCCTCGGGTTGGTTCCGGCCTCGGAAGGGCAACTGCTCCACTACATCCGCGCGGAGGGCGCACCCGCCGACCGGCTCGAGACGCTACTGTCGGAGTCCGACACCGTGGCGGAATGTCGACTCATCGAGACGGACGAAACCGGTCTCGTCATCGAAATCCAAATGACTGAATCGACGGTCAAGCGATGGGTCGAAGCCGGTGCCGCCGTCCAGTCCGCGACGGCGAATCACGGCGAGGTGTCCATCGTCGCTGAAATCCCTCGCGAGACGGAGGTTCGCAAGGTCGTGGATGCGTTTCAGGCGGCGTATCCGTCCGCGGAGCTGATCGGAAAACGAACCATCGACCGACCGATTCAAACCGCACAGGAGTTCCGACAGTCCCTCACCGACCGGCTCACCGACCGACAGGAGACGGCGCTTCGAAGCGCCTATTTCGCTGGATACTACGATTGGCCGCGCGGGAGCACCGCCGAGGAGGTCGCGGGCGCGCTCGACATCGCGTCGCCCACGCTGCACTACCACCTTCGGAAGGCACAACACCAACTGCTCGGCGCGCTGTTCGACGAGACGGGCACCGACGATGCCGACTGA
- a CDS encoding transcriptional regulator: MRDDETTRERIATFLRTEPAAPSALAAEFEITAGAAVRHVQHIARSVESNGEQLLVAPPECRDCGFDRFDNPANRPSRCPECKSEAVDEPTFVIREP, encoded by the coding sequence ATGCGCGACGATGAGACGACGCGCGAGCGGATAGCGACGTTCCTCCGGACCGAACCGGCCGCCCCGAGCGCACTCGCCGCGGAGTTCGAAATCACGGCCGGTGCGGCCGTTCGTCACGTTCAACACATCGCCCGGTCGGTCGAATCGAACGGCGAGCAGTTGCTCGTCGCCCCGCCCGAGTGTCGGGACTGTGGCTTCGACCGGTTCGACAACCCGGCGAATCGACCGTCACGATGTCCCGAGTGCAAGAGCGAGGCGGTAGACGAACCGACGTTCGTGATTCGGGAGCCGTAA
- a CDS encoding Rieske (2Fe-2S) protein → MDENRRIAAVEEIPDDTTFLFTIRNGFDEEEAVLVEADDDIRAWKNYCQHWTDVRLDKGDGASMRDGELVCGKHGALFESDSGVCTYGPCEGAVLDEVDVTVEDGAVYLTDPDYEFVQQGSSIEYDLSSNRSLGFE, encoded by the coding sequence ATGGACGAGAACCGCCGAATCGCCGCCGTCGAGGAGATACCCGACGACACGACGTTTCTGTTCACGATTCGAAACGGCTTCGACGAGGAGGAGGCCGTGCTGGTCGAAGCCGACGACGACATCCGAGCGTGGAAAAACTACTGCCAGCACTGGACCGACGTGCGCCTCGACAAGGGCGACGGCGCGAGCATGCGCGACGGCGAACTCGTCTGTGGCAAACACGGCGCGCTGTTCGAATCGGACTCCGGCGTCTGCACCTACGGCCCGTGTGAAGGCGCGGTTCTCGACGAAGTTGACGTGACGGTCGAAGACGGTGCGGTCTACCTCACCGACCCCGATTACGAGTTCGTCCAACAGGGGTCGTCCATCGAGTACGACCTCTCCTCGAACCGCTCGCTCGGATTCGAATAG
- a CDS encoding helix-hairpin-helix domain-containing protein: MGLITRLKSLLGLGDERSKTRNRDNGVTIEREPTETRAQPNVESENAVKMADETPSEDTSVSTEELVDEGKPTDHIEEAEPDTAAEPAEATGPSADASQPAQTEATEPEPEPDEEPEPEAEAPEAEREGEVSKEEPEGEIEAEPEEEPEIAEEEPEAAEEEPEAAEEEPEAAEEESTDARPLEDVKGIGPAYAERLQNAGVENTAELAVADPAEIARETDLSTKRIEGWIDRAKSM, from the coding sequence ATGGGGCTTATCACACGGCTGAAATCGTTGCTCGGTCTTGGCGATGAGCGGTCGAAGACGCGCAATCGTGACAACGGTGTGACGATAGAGCGCGAGCCGACCGAGACGAGAGCACAGCCCAACGTGGAATCGGAGAACGCAGTGAAAATGGCGGACGAGACCCCGAGCGAAGACACGAGCGTTTCCACCGAGGAGCTCGTCGACGAGGGGAAACCAACCGATCACATAGAGGAAGCCGAGCCGGACACGGCGGCCGAACCCGCGGAAGCGACCGGACCGAGCGCCGACGCGAGCCAACCGGCGCAGACGGAGGCGACCGAGCCGGAACCCGAACCGGACGAGGAACCCGAACCCGAGGCGGAAGCGCCGGAAGCGGAAAGAGAAGGAGAAGTGTCGAAAGAAGAGCCGGAAGGAGAAATCGAAGCGGAACCGGAGGAAGAACCCGAAATCGCGGAGGAGGAACCCGAAGCCGCGGAGGAGGAACCCGAAGCCGCGGAGGAAGAACCCGAAGCCGCGGAGGAAGAGTCCACCGACGCCCGGCCGCTCGAAGACGTGAAGGGAATCGGCCCGGCCTACGCGGAGCGACTGCAGAACGCGGGCGTCGAAAACACGGCGGAGTTGGCGGTCGCCGACCCCGCGGAAATCGCCCGCGAGACCGACCTCTCGACGAAGCGAATCGAGGGGTGGATAGACCGCGCGAAGTCGATGTGA
- a CDS encoding shikimate dehydrogenase, with protein MDVYGLLGNPVGHSLSPPMHEVAYDELDMDARYVTFEPEAIGPAIEGANALGISGLNVTIPFKEDALSHVEPDSLAEHIGAVNTVDFSAPDDSVPTGHNTDAEGARRAFERHGVSRDGASAVVVGAGGAARAIAFMLADDGATVEIANRTVSRAESLAADVDGASAHGLDELPGLVSGADVLVNATSVGMESDESPVPATALHGDLAVMDAVYSPLDTRLLREASARGATTIDGAWMLLFQGVAAFELWTGKDAPVERMDAALRRRL; from the coding sequence ATGGACGTGTACGGACTCCTCGGCAATCCGGTGGGCCACTCGCTCTCCCCGCCGATGCACGAGGTCGCCTACGACGAACTGGACATGGACGCCCGCTACGTCACCTTCGAACCCGAGGCCATCGGCCCGGCAATCGAGGGGGCGAACGCCCTCGGCATCAGCGGACTGAACGTCACGATTCCGTTCAAGGAGGACGCCCTCTCGCACGTCGAACCGGATTCGCTCGCGGAACACATCGGTGCGGTGAACACGGTCGATTTCTCCGCCCCCGACGATTCCGTCCCGACCGGTCACAACACGGACGCCGAGGGCGCGCGTCGGGCGTTCGAACGCCACGGCGTGTCCCGCGACGGAGCGTCCGCCGTCGTCGTCGGTGCGGGCGGCGCGGCGCGCGCGATTGCCTTCATGCTGGCCGACGACGGCGCGACGGTCGAAATCGCCAATCGAACCGTCTCCCGCGCGGAATCCCTCGCGGCGGATGTGGACGGTGCGAGCGCGCACGGCTTGGACGAACTCCCTGGCCTCGTGTCGGGGGCGGACGTGCTGGTCAACGCGACGAGCGTGGGAATGGAATCCGACGAATCGCCCGTTCCGGCGACCGCGCTCCACGGCGACCTCGCGGTGATGGATGCGGTGTACAGCCCGCTCGACACGCGACTGCTCCGCGAGGCGTCCGCGCGCGGCGCGACGACGATCGACGGTGCGTGGATGCTTCTGTTTCAAGGAGTCGCCGCATTTGAACTATGGACTGGGAAGGATGCACCCGTCGAGCGGATGGACGCCGCCTTGCGAAGACGCCTTTAA
- a CDS encoding sodium:calcium antiporter codes for MSLPVAGAMRPLLLSKSSTKGLLLLASFGFLLVGAEVFTNGVEWLGHRLGISESATGSILAAMGTALPETTIPVIAILKGGSAASDIGVGAILGAPFMLATIAMFLVGASVYYFADRRANATDLHFNEGATTRDLSFFLVGYTLAFGAALIPDGTSVAAVPIRVVIAAFLVVLYLAYLYLSLRAGELADSDDMDDLHIGLAVEGVLERVGIDPSADHSSDPHFVLTALQTLIALGFIVYGAHLFVDQVEWMSSEVGIPYAIVALIIAPVATELPEAFNSVIWLSRDKDTLALNNITGAMAFQGTLPVTLGILFTPWNLSLAWGTAGFLNAISVLFAIVAGCIVLFRARRVGEDDFNPTPFLGSGVFYVLFIALAVYFVMLGA; via the coding sequence ATGTCGCTTCCAGTGGCCGGTGCAATGCGGCCTCTCTTGTTGTCGAAATCGTCCACCAAAGGACTGTTACTGCTCGCATCGTTCGGCTTTCTTCTCGTCGGTGCGGAAGTGTTCACGAACGGGGTCGAATGGCTCGGTCATCGCCTCGGCATCTCGGAGAGCGCGACCGGTAGCATCCTCGCCGCGATGGGGACCGCGCTCCCCGAAACGACGATTCCCGTCATCGCCATCCTGAAGGGCGGGTCGGCGGCCTCCGATATCGGCGTGGGGGCGATTCTGGGCGCGCCGTTCATGCTCGCTACCATCGCCATGTTCCTCGTCGGCGCGAGCGTCTACTACTTCGCCGACCGCCGCGCGAACGCCACCGACCTTCATTTCAACGAGGGCGCGACGACGCGCGACCTCTCCTTCTTCCTCGTCGGCTACACGCTCGCGTTCGGTGCCGCGCTCATCCCGGACGGCACGAGCGTCGCCGCGGTGCCGATTCGGGTCGTCATCGCCGCCTTCCTCGTGGTCCTCTATCTCGCCTATCTGTACCTGTCGCTCCGGGCGGGCGAACTGGCCGACAGCGACGACATGGACGACCTCCACATCGGGCTCGCCGTCGAGGGGGTGCTCGAACGGGTCGGCATCGACCCGTCGGCCGACCACAGCTCCGACCCACATTTCGTGCTCACGGCCCTCCAGACGCTCATCGCGCTCGGCTTCATCGTGTACGGCGCGCACCTGTTCGTGGACCAAGTGGAGTGGATGTCGAGCGAAGTCGGCATCCCGTACGCCATCGTCGCGCTCATCATCGCTCCGGTGGCGACGGAACTGCCGGAGGCGTTCAACAGCGTCATCTGGCTCTCGCGGGACAAGGACACCCTCGCGCTCAACAACATCACGGGTGCGATGGCGTTCCAAGGGACGCTCCCCGTCACCCTCGGCATCCTGTTCACGCCGTGGAACCTCAGCCTCGCGTGGGGAACCGCGGGCTTCCTGAATGCGATTTCCGTGCTCTTCGCCATCGTCGCCGGGTGCATCGTTCTCTTCCGCGCGCGTCGCGTCGGCGAGGACGACTTCAACCCGACGCCGTTCCTCGGAAGCGGCGTCTTCTACGTCCTCTTCATCGCGCTCGCCGTCTACTTCGTCATGCTCGGTGCCTGA
- a CDS encoding sodium:calcium antiporter has product MNPIPTVPLAILPPVWENSLLLLASFLLLLLGAEVFTNAVEWLGHRLGVSESATGSILAAVGTALPETTIPIIAIFGSGGGTKAAEEVGVGAILGAPFMLVNFAMFLVGTSVLYFRTRRSNGQKMHFNNKSTRRDLSFFLVGYTLAFSAALIHSDTISHGIAALLVLLYLFYLYRSLKSGELVEGEELDDLHLGLMIEGLVPGMSADDNHSGDPHSILVAVQTLVALGLIIGGAQVFVSQTQWVSEEVLGIPTAIVALLIAPLATELPEKFNSIIWISRDKDTLALGNISGAMAFQGTLPVTLGIMFTSWDLSFQWGTAGFLNGLSAILAIISGCVLYFRARRINGSKMTARPFLIGGLFYLIFLAVVVYHVVVLNVGGISGH; this is encoded by the coding sequence ATGAACCCGATACCGACTGTCCCACTGGCGATTTTGCCACCAGTGTGGGAAAACTCGTTACTGCTTCTCGCATCGTTCCTTCTCCTCCTCCTCGGCGCGGAAGTGTTCACGAACGCCGTCGAGTGGCTGGGTCACCGCCTCGGCGTGAGCGAAAGCGCGACCGGCAGCATCCTCGCCGCGGTCGGTACCGCGCTTCCCGAGACGACGATTCCGATAATCGCTATCTTCGGGAGCGGCGGCGGGACGAAAGCCGCGGAAGAGGTCGGCGTGGGGGCGATTCTGGGCGCGCCGTTCATGCTGGTCAACTTCGCCATGTTCCTCGTCGGCACGAGCGTCCTCTACTTCAGGACGCGCCGTTCGAACGGCCAGAAGATGCACTTCAACAATAAATCCACCCGCCGAGACCTCTCTTTCTTCCTCGTCGGCTACACGCTCGCGTTCAGCGCCGCGCTGATTCACAGCGACACTATCTCCCACGGCATCGCCGCGCTGCTCGTCCTGCTCTACCTGTTCTACCTCTACCGCTCGCTCAAGAGCGGGGAACTGGTCGAAGGGGAGGAGCTGGACGACCTCCACCTCGGACTGATGATAGAGGGGTTGGTTCCCGGCATGAGCGCGGACGACAACCACTCCGGCGACCCGCACTCGATTCTGGTGGCGGTTCAGACGCTCGTCGCGCTCGGCCTCATCATCGGCGGGGCGCAGGTGTTCGTCTCCCAGACCCAGTGGGTCTCCGAGGAGGTGCTCGGCATCCCGACGGCCATCGTCGCCCTCCTCATCGCGCCGCTCGCCACCGAACTCCCCGAAAAGTTCAACAGCATCATCTGGATTTCCCGCGACAAGGACACCCTCGCGCTCGGCAACATCTCCGGCGCGATGGCGTTCCAGGGTACGCTCCCGGTCACGCTCGGGATCATGTTCACCTCGTGGGACCTCTCGTTCCAGTGGGGAACCGCGGGCTTCCTGAACGGCCTGTCGGCCATCCTCGCCATCATCAGCGGGTGCGTGCTGTACTTCCGCGCGCGTCGCATCAACGGCAGCAAGATGACGGCGCGCCCGTTCCTCATCGGCGGCCTGTTCTATCTCATCTTCCTCGCGGTGGTCGTCTACCACGTCGTCGTCCTCAACGTCGGCGGTATTTCGGGTCACTGA
- a CDS encoding universal stress protein, protein MNVLVPVDGSDCSMRALDFGIEFANRYDADIDVVHFTDVKGEDTESLMNRVRSELEDADIESGTSVAVDVHLADFKASNRIGKNINEMVESEGYDHVVMGHHGTGRVGSFILGSAAKTVLESGDVPVTTVP, encoded by the coding sequence ATGAACGTTCTAGTTCCAGTTGACGGGTCCGATTGCAGCATGCGCGCGCTCGATTTCGGAATCGAGTTTGCGAACCGTTACGACGCGGATATCGACGTCGTTCATTTCACCGACGTGAAGGGAGAAGATACCGAATCGCTGATGAATCGAGTGCGATCCGAGCTCGAAGACGCCGACATCGAGAGCGGTACCAGCGTCGCGGTGGACGTCCATCTGGCGGACTTCAAGGCGTCGAACCGCATCGGAAAGAACATCAACGAGATGGTCGAGTCGGAGGGCTACGACCACGTCGTCATGGGACACCACGGCACCGGACGCGTCGGGTCGTTCATCCTCGGGAGCGCGGCGAAAACGGTGCTGGAATCGGGTGACGTTCCCGTGACGACCGTTCCGTGA